A single window of Acidimicrobiales bacterium DNA harbors:
- a CDS encoding diacylglycerol O-acyltransferase encodes MSNLEALMWHVEKDPMLSSTFGSLTIFDRAPDPNRLRRRVEYLVSTFARMRRKVRPALGRLAPPAWVEDPEFDLDHHLRWIGLPSPARPENLCELAVHLIADPLDRTRPLWEFVVVEGLADGRAAMIQKLHHTITDGAGGIRLSERLVDLERDAPDPEPHQTETPPHREDGFWKVTQATLGHGLRRSLGVTRRSVEGALHALADPAGLPRTVVETARTTVSVLRQFAVTDHARSPLWRERTLRRWFGTIQVPFDDAKRAAANLGGTLNDFFVTGAAEAAWRYHCQHGAVVSELRMAMPVSTRKDRSAGGNAFAPARVLVPTGPMPPAERFMEVSRRLAATKRERAISVAAGIAGLINLLPTSVLVRLVRDQASTVDFATSNVRAAPFHVYIAGARVEANFPLGPLACTAWNLTMMSYAGSLDMGLHVDSGAVSDPPLLRRFLEASYEDLIAAGTP; translated from the coding sequence ATGAGCAATCTGGAAGCGCTGATGTGGCACGTGGAGAAGGACCCGATGCTCTCCTCAACGTTCGGAAGCCTCACGATCTTCGACAGGGCCCCCGACCCGAATCGGCTGCGCAGGCGAGTGGAGTATCTCGTCTCGACGTTCGCGCGGATGCGCCGGAAGGTTCGGCCGGCTCTGGGGCGGCTCGCACCGCCTGCGTGGGTGGAGGATCCCGAATTCGACCTGGATCATCACCTGCGCTGGATCGGGCTTCCCTCACCCGCACGCCCAGAGAACCTCTGTGAGCTCGCGGTCCACCTGATCGCGGATCCCCTGGACCGGACCAGACCCTTGTGGGAGTTCGTGGTCGTCGAAGGACTGGCAGACGGCCGTGCCGCGATGATCCAGAAGCTGCACCACACGATCACGGACGGCGCAGGCGGCATCCGGCTGTCGGAGCGGCTGGTCGACCTCGAACGCGACGCTCCCGACCCCGAACCCCACCAGACAGAGACCCCGCCACATCGCGAAGACGGATTCTGGAAGGTCACGCAGGCGACTCTCGGCCACGGGCTCAGGAGATCACTCGGCGTCACTCGCCGCAGCGTGGAGGGCGCTCTACACGCGCTCGCAGACCCCGCAGGGCTCCCACGTACCGTAGTGGAAACAGCCCGCACGACGGTGTCCGTGCTGCGACAATTCGCCGTCACCGACCACGCACGCTCACCTTTGTGGCGTGAGCGCACGCTCAGGCGATGGTTCGGCACCATCCAGGTTCCGTTCGACGACGCGAAGCGTGCGGCCGCCAACCTGGGAGGCACGCTGAACGACTTCTTCGTGACCGGAGCTGCGGAGGCTGCTTGGCGATACCACTGCCAACACGGCGCGGTGGTCTCCGAGTTGAGGATGGCGATGCCGGTCAGCACACGCAAGGACCGCTCCGCGGGTGGCAACGCGTTCGCGCCCGCGAGGGTGCTCGTCCCGACGGGTCCGATGCCGCCGGCCGAGCGCTTCATGGAAGTGAGCCGAAGGCTTGCCGCGACGAAGCGCGAGCGGGCCATATCGGTCGCGGCCGGCATCGCCGGACTGATCAACCTCTTGCCGACTTCGGTGCTCGTTCGACTAGTCCGAGACCAGGCGAGCACCGTCGACTTCGCGACGTCGAACGTGCGAGCCGCACCGTTCCACGTCTACATAGCCGGCGCACGCGTCGAAGCGAACTTCCCGCTAGGCCCGCTCGCCTGCACGGCATGGAACCTGACGATGATGTCCTATGCCGGATCCCTGGACATGGGGCTCCACGTAGATTCCGGAGCCGTCTCCGACCCGCCCCTTCTCAGACGCTTCTTGGAAGCCTCTTACGAGGACCTCATCGCTGCAGGCACCCCCTGA
- a CDS encoding LLM class F420-dependent oxidoreductase, whose amino-acid sequence MSESTGSRIGISFAGFQSLGMDTGLWAARLAEELGFGSFWTPETTGPEAFVTLTAVGSVAPSLDLGTGVVPIQLRSPALLAMAAATLQALHPEREVLVGVGVSSPVVTERWHGVPYGDGAPVQRMREFVEVLRRCLSGETVTFEGRFYAVRRFRLGVRLSDRVPRIVLAALNPAMLRLAGEIADGVLLNYVPASHVPWCVERVREGGDATVYAYVHLGVCDRDAARPNARRDIFSYAVVDAYAESFSRAGFATAVRQIRERHAAGDRDGAIAAVPDEMVDSIDIVGDDATVARALADYRHAGVEVPVVMPLPWGDDRRKVIEKTLRAVAPH is encoded by the coding sequence ATGAGCGAGTCGACCGGATCGAGGATCGGGATCAGCTTCGCAGGCTTCCAGAGCCTCGGCATGGATACCGGACTGTGGGCGGCGAGGCTGGCCGAAGAGTTGGGGTTCGGGAGCTTCTGGACCCCCGAGACCACCGGCCCCGAGGCGTTCGTCACCCTCACGGCCGTGGGTTCCGTGGCCCCTTCCCTCGACCTCGGGACCGGAGTGGTCCCCATCCAGTTGCGGAGCCCTGCGCTGCTAGCCATGGCGGCTGCGACTTTGCAGGCCCTCCACCCCGAGCGCGAGGTCCTCGTGGGCGTAGGAGTTTCCTCCCCGGTAGTGACCGAGAGGTGGCACGGCGTTCCGTACGGGGACGGTGCGCCTGTGCAGCGGATGCGGGAGTTCGTAGAAGTGCTGCGACGATGCCTGTCGGGTGAGACTGTGACTTTCGAGGGGCGCTTCTATGCCGTTCGTCGGTTCCGCCTCGGCGTCCGTCTCTCCGACCGGGTGCCGCGCATCGTCCTCGCGGCGTTGAACCCTGCCATGCTGAGACTCGCCGGCGAGATCGCCGACGGGGTCCTGCTCAACTACGTGCCGGCCTCGCACGTCCCGTGGTGTGTCGAGCGTGTCCGTGAAGGTGGGGACGCAACTGTGTACGCGTACGTCCATCTCGGCGTCTGCGACAGGGACGCTGCTCGTCCAAACGCTCGGCGCGACATCTTCTCGTATGCCGTGGTCGACGCGTACGCAGAGAGTTTCTCCAGGGCCGGATTCGCCACCGCCGTCCGACAGATCCGGGAACGACACGCAGCCGGTGACCGCGACGGGGCCATAGCGGCCGTGCCCGACGAAATGGTCGACTCGATCGACATCGTCGGAGACGACGCGACCGTCGCAAGGGCGTTGGCCGACTACCGGCACGCAGGGGTGGAGGTCCCCGTGGTCATGCCCCTCCCCTGGGGAGACGATCGGCGAAAGGTCATCGAGAAGACCCTTCGAGCAGTGGCCCCCCATTAG
- a CDS encoding dehydrogenase — translation MELGHARTVVTGGASGIGRALAEELARVGARILIADMDAEGARAAAQATGGDWVSADVGTREGVTSVVEAARSLLGGVDLYCSNAGVAHMGGPEAPDADYERSWEVNVMAHVRAARLLLPDMLRQGRGHFLVTASAAGLLTQLGSLPYSLTKHAAVAFAEWISITYGSAGVTASVLCPQGVRTKMTEPLGESGGVVGVDGMLEPADVARVTIEALREDRFLVLPHPQVATYFRRKADDYERWISGMRRLQERFFDTSPSSKPSPPEPGRTDES, via the coding sequence ATGGAGCTCGGCCACGCACGAACAGTCGTCACCGGGGGAGCATCGGGCATCGGGAGGGCTCTGGCCGAAGAGCTCGCCAGGGTCGGAGCACGAATCTTGATCGCGGACATGGACGCGGAAGGGGCGCGTGCGGCGGCGCAGGCAACCGGCGGCGACTGGGTGTCGGCGGACGTGGGTACTCGTGAAGGCGTCACGTCCGTAGTCGAAGCGGCCCGCTCGCTTCTGGGGGGCGTGGACCTCTATTGCTCCAACGCAGGAGTCGCCCACATGGGAGGACCGGAAGCCCCCGACGCCGACTACGAGCGTTCATGGGAAGTCAACGTGATGGCGCACGTACGCGCCGCGCGCCTTCTCCTGCCCGACATGCTGCGGCAAGGTCGCGGGCACTTCCTGGTCACCGCGTCTGCCGCCGGGCTCCTCACACAGCTCGGATCGCTGCCGTATTCGCTCACCAAACACGCAGCAGTCGCCTTCGCCGAGTGGATCAGCATCACCTACGGGTCGGCAGGGGTGACGGCGTCGGTGTTGTGCCCGCAAGGTGTCCGGACGAAGATGACCGAACCGCTGGGAGAGTCGGGAGGCGTCGTCGGCGTGGATGGGATGCTCGAGCCTGCAGATGTGGCCAGGGTCACGATCGAGGCATTGAGAGAGGACAGGTTCCTCGTCCTGCCGCACCCTCAGGTGGCGACATACTTCAGGCGCAAGGCCGACGACTACGAGCGGTGGATTTCCGGCATGCGCCGCCTGCAGGAACGGTTCTTCGACACCTCTCCGTCTTCGAAGCCGAGTCCGCCAGAACCGGGGCGCACCGACGAGTCCTGA
- a CDS encoding hypothetical protein (possible pseudo, frameshifted): protein MADARQTLPEASEAGTNPRDDRGGDTSTRTKGERTRQRLLEIAIQRFGRHGYRSTSVSEITREAGLTQAAAYAYFPNKEALFREAVNADASALVGRVTREVDSLPVAMAVGAFLVRLIEEVPKHPLIFRVLSGKEPDAVSELRSLPAIRRAGSGLASRLEEAQRRGEVRTDVDPRDVAVGLQTIVLALAVASLQFGQGRGRETDGPGDEEGQPVRIADSDVVRGVAAVLDAVLRPADANGKG, encoded by the coding sequence GTGGCGGACGCGAGGCAGACCCTGCCGGAAGCCTCAGAAGCCGGGACGAATCCCCGTGACGATAGGGGCGGCGATACCTCGACTCGCACGAAGGGTGAGCGGACGCGACAGCGGCTCTTGGAGATCGCAATTCAGCGTTTCGGGCGCCACGGATACCGAAGCACGTCGGTCTCTGAGATCACGAGGGAGGCCGGCCTAACCCAGGCTGCGGCCTACGCCTACTTCCCCAACAAGGAGGCGCTCTTCCGCGAAGCCGTGAACGCAGACGCGTCCGCGCTGGTGGGCAGGGTCACCCGGGAGGTCGATTCTCTTCCGGTCGCCATGGCCGTGGGAGCGTTCCTCGTTCGACTGATCGAGGAGGTACCCAAGCACCCTCTGATATTCCGAGTCCTATCCGGTAAGGAACCCGACGCGGTGAGCGAGCTTCGCTCACTTCCCGCCATACGACGTGCGGGGTCGGGACTCGCCAGCCGGTTAGAGGAAGCTCAACGTCGTGGCGAGGTGCGAACAGACGTCGACCCACGAGACGTCGCCGTCGGGCTCCAGACGATCGTGCTGGCGCTCGCCGTGGCGTCTCTGCAGTTCGGGCAAGGTCGAGGGCGCGAGACGGACGGACCCGGCGACGAAGAAGGACAGCCCGTGCGGATCGCCGATTCGGACGTGGTTCGTGGGGTCGCGGCCGTGCTCGACGCCGTCCTCCGGCCGGCCGATGCGAACGGCAAGGGGTGA
- a CDS encoding TetR family transcriptional regulator, which yields MSDPLTHGLGELERSAEVERGTESKGERTRRELLRIAVRLFGESGYRGTSVSEITRVAGLTQAAAYAYFPNKEALFREAVDTDAAELIEQALGATRAAGVSARHFIPTLLVNLAGLLEQHPLAARILRGLEPDVIRHLVDLPSIHLLGDTIAEVLRDGQRSGEIRRDIDPETIGGGVEALVLGLMMSVAKARGAVVQRHAFGVAAAFDAMIRPAGDGN from the coding sequence ATGTCGGACCCCCTCACACATGGATTGGGAGAACTCGAGCGATCCGCCGAGGTCGAGCGCGGCACCGAATCCAAAGGCGAGCGAACTCGCAGGGAGCTTTTGCGAATAGCCGTGAGGCTCTTCGGAGAAAGTGGTTACCGCGGAACTTCCGTCTCCGAGATCACCCGTGTGGCGGGACTCACCCAGGCCGCGGCGTATGCGTACTTTCCGAACAAGGAAGCTCTCTTCCGCGAAGCAGTGGACACGGACGCCGCCGAGCTCATCGAACAGGCCCTGGGGGCAACCCGCGCCGCGGGCGTGTCTGCCCGACACTTCATCCCGACCCTTCTCGTGAACCTAGCGGGCCTGTTGGAGCAGCATCCACTGGCCGCCAGGATCCTGCGCGGCCTCGAGCCCGACGTGATACGCCACTTGGTCGACCTGCCGTCGATACATCTCTTGGGAGACACGATCGCCGAGGTGCTCAGAGATGGTCAGCGCTCGGGGGAGATCCGTCGCGACATAGATCCCGAGACCATCGGAGGAGGCGTCGAGGCACTGGTGCTGGGGCTGATGATGTCCGTGGCCAAGGCCAGAGGTGCCGTCGTTCAGAGGCACGCCTTCGGCGTGGCAGCCGCCTTCGACGCGATGATCAGACCCGCAGGGGACGGCAACTAG
- a CDS encoding LLM class F420-dependent oxidoreductase codes for MSRYGITIPVGDGPLGAQREVVRELVDSGYTDLWSAEADGTDGFTPLVLASQWAPEARLGVAVVPVFTRGPACLAQCVGSLAQAAPGRFVLGLGASSDVIVSRWNGIPFEKPYQRVRDTVRFLREAMSGEKVRREYETFSVDGFRLRVLPPEPVPILVAALREGMLRLAGREADGAILNWLSPDDVRKVVRVVEDAAQQAGSGSKEIVARIFVAPSADAESVRAMGRFAVAAYLNVPVYAAFHEWLGRGELLGEMWRLWREGDRKSATAAIPDRVVDDLIVHGPPEACRERIMEYVEAGVDTPVLAILPSGMDPIDAARCLAPR; via the coding sequence ATGAGTCGCTACGGCATCACGATCCCGGTGGGGGATGGCCCTCTCGGTGCCCAGCGAGAGGTCGTCCGAGAGCTCGTGGACTCGGGTTACACGGACCTGTGGTCGGCTGAGGCGGACGGGACAGACGGCTTCACGCCGCTGGTGCTCGCCTCACAATGGGCACCGGAAGCTCGTCTCGGTGTCGCCGTCGTACCGGTATTCACGAGGGGGCCTGCTTGCCTCGCGCAGTGCGTCGGTTCCCTCGCGCAAGCCGCACCCGGCCGCTTCGTCCTCGGGCTGGGTGCGTCTTCCGACGTCATCGTGTCGCGTTGGAACGGGATCCCTTTCGAAAAGCCATATCAGCGTGTCCGGGACACCGTCCGCTTCTTGCGTGAGGCGATGAGTGGGGAGAAGGTGCGGCGCGAGTACGAGACGTTTTCGGTCGACGGATTTCGCCTCAGGGTGCTCCCACCCGAGCCGGTCCCGATACTGGTGGCCGCCTTGAGGGAAGGCATGTTGCGACTCGCCGGGCGCGAGGCAGACGGTGCCATCCTCAACTGGCTCTCGCCGGACGACGTCAGGAAGGTGGTCCGGGTGGTCGAAGATGCGGCACAGCAGGCCGGGTCGGGCTCGAAGGAGATAGTCGCCCGGATATTCGTGGCGCCGTCGGCGGACGCGGAATCGGTCAGAGCGATGGGAAGGTTCGCGGTTGCCGCCTATCTGAACGTCCCCGTGTACGCGGCTTTCCACGAGTGGTTGGGCCGGGGCGAGCTGCTGGGGGAGATGTGGCGGCTCTGGCGCGAAGGGGACCGGAAGAGCGCGACCGCCGCGATCCCGGACCGGGTGGTGGACGACCTGATCGTCCACGGGCCTCCCGAGGCGTGCCGGGAGCGGATCATGGAATATGTGGAGGCAGGGGTGGACACACCCGTGCTGGCGATACTCCCCTCCGGCATGGACCCGATCGACGCCGCTCGGTGTCTCGCCCCCCGCTGA